Proteins encoded by one window of Thermobaculum terrenum ATCC BAA-798:
- the erpA gene encoding iron-sulfur cluster insertion protein ErpA translates to MVTITESAAAKIKDLMEKEGQQGAALRLYVAGGGCSGLNYGMAFEEEVDPEDHVFEQNGVKILIDSYSYPYVKGSEIDYIDGLFGSGFTINNPNAVSTCACGHSFDTGSNAATARSCR, encoded by the coding sequence ATGGTAACAATTACGGAGAGTGCAGCCGCCAAGATCAAGGACCTGATGGAGAAGGAAGGACAACAGGGTGCTGCCCTAAGGCTATATGTTGCGGGCGGCGGATGCTCCGGTCTTAACTATGGTATGGCCTTTGAAGAAGAGGTTGATCCTGAGGACCATGTATTCGAGCAAAACGGCGTCAAGATCCTAATAGATAGCTACAGCTATCCTTATGTCAAAGGATCTGAGATTGACTACATAGATGGCTTGTTCGGCTCTGGGTTTACTATCAACAATCCTAATGCAGTGAGTACTTGTGCCTGCGGGCACTCTTTTGACACTGGCAGTAACGCTGCTACAGCCAGAAGCTGCAGGTAA
- a CDS encoding prepilin peptidase, whose amino-acid sequence MIEALISLVIGLLSATTANIIASKIGGIKPAVGSKQSLLLATICFLAVLVHGLQAGIECNLAAGIYIAILAACGAIDLQRRLVYPSVVITGILASLLLNPLLCNTNLTNTLVGLLEGLIVFTLIFAIGIMIFRASALGVGDILLAAMIGGMVGARSALAALILGVVLAGVYATLLLITGKASRKSYFAFGAPLCVAAIVVISLNLGK is encoded by the coding sequence ATGATCGAAGCACTTATATCTCTGGTGATAGGTCTGCTATCAGCCACTACGGCAAATATAATTGCATCAAAGATAGGTGGAATAAAACCGGCAGTCGGCAGCAAGCAATCACTCCTGCTCGCTACTATTTGCTTCCTAGCGGTCTTAGTTCATGGGCTACAAGCAGGCATCGAATGTAACTTAGCGGCTGGCATATACATCGCTATTCTAGCCGCATGCGGAGCTATAGACCTGCAAAGGAGACTTGTATATCCTTCAGTCGTGATAACGGGAATACTGGCATCACTTCTGCTTAACCCATTATTGTGCAATACAAACCTGACCAATACTCTAGTAGGGCTGTTAGAAGGGCTTATTGTATTTACGCTGATATTTGCAATAGGGATAATGATATTCCGAGCATCGGCGCTTGGGGTAGGAGATATTCTATTAGCTGCCATGATAGGTGGCATGGTGGGGGCAAGATCAGCACTAGCAGCTCTGATACTTGGGGTAGTCCTAGCTGGAGTCTACGCCACATTACTCCTGATAACAGGGAAGGCAAGTAGAAAAAGTTACTTTGCTTTTGGAGCTCCATTGTGCGTGGCTGCAATAGTTGTAATTAGCTTGAACCTAGGGAAATAA
- the mltG gene encoding endolytic transglycosylase MltG, giving the protein MNQDINRQSPDDQPARWPLFWALVILALAVPALWWYLDPTPRADASSKPVTVVVRHGEGWNDLTDRLHRLGIIRRPLIFKALVVLSGERGHLLPGRYLIKRGTSARDLIATFTDASNQSKITIPEGFRLGQIEDRMLQLGLTTPQQWQEAINNPPKSPLLASKPKGVSIEGYIFPDTYIFTEENAAQQLVREGIANMQKHLSKDIIQGFKRQGLTINEGLTLASIVEREAQIPSERPIIASVYLNRLRKGMPLQADPTVQYAVGKRGEWWKSPLTRQDLKSDSPYNTYVHKGLPPGPICSPGLPSIKAVAYPAHTDYLYFVAKGDGSHAFAKTLQEHEQNIQRYLRR; this is encoded by the coding sequence ATGAATCAGGACATCAATAGGCAATCTCCAGATGATCAACCAGCACGTTGGCCTCTATTTTGGGCATTAGTGATTCTTGCCTTGGCAGTTCCAGCACTATGGTGGTATTTGGACCCAACACCTAGGGCGGATGCATCTTCTAAACCAGTGACAGTTGTAGTGAGACATGGAGAAGGCTGGAACGATCTTACAGATAGATTACACAGGCTAGGGATCATAAGAAGGCCGTTAATATTCAAGGCGCTAGTCGTGCTCTCAGGTGAGAGGGGTCATCTCCTACCAGGCAGATATTTAATAAAGAGGGGAACGAGTGCTAGGGATCTCATAGCTACCTTCACAGATGCAAGCAATCAGTCTAAGATCACCATCCCCGAAGGTTTTAGGCTGGGGCAAATTGAGGACAGGATGCTTCAATTAGGACTCACTACTCCACAACAATGGCAGGAAGCAATCAATAACCCACCAAAGTCTCCGTTATTAGCTTCTAAGCCTAAGGGGGTTAGTATCGAAGGTTATATCTTTCCAGATACATATATCTTTACGGAGGAGAATGCTGCACAGCAGCTTGTAAGAGAGGGAATAGCTAACATGCAAAAGCACCTCTCCAAGGATATAATTCAAGGCTTCAAACGCCAAGGGTTAACTATAAACGAAGGACTAACCCTGGCCAGCATTGTGGAAAGAGAGGCTCAAATTCCGTCTGAGAGACCAATAATTGCCTCGGTTTATCTTAATCGGCTAAGAAAGGGCATGCCCCTGCAGGCTGACCCAACAGTCCAATATGCAGTTGGGAAAAGGGGAGAATGGTGGAAGTCCCCTCTGACAAGGCAAGATCTAAAATCCGACTCCCCTTACAATACATATGTACATAAGGGGCTCCCACCAGGACCTATCTGTAGCCCTGGTTTACCATCAATAAAAGCCGTAGCGTATCCCGCCCACACAGATTACCTTTATTTTGTTGCTAAGGGTGATGGGTCGCATGCTTTTGCAAAAACTTTACAGGAACACGAACAAAACATACAAAGATACCTTAGAAGATGA
- a CDS encoding flavin reductase: MPRAKSTDSNIGEIFTLGVYVLTLKINDDIVQTVTPQLMPISWNPLLLVASIKKTDPLATSISKDQTIWINVLMAGERTTVESLLESRPKLPDDVEVHQDNNTVLSKSVLALECSVIEITEQGDSLLIILRSNRHFMPSQGQPLTLRQSGLASHFY; encoded by the coding sequence ATGCCAAGAGCTAAATCTACTGACAGCAATATAGGAGAGATATTTACACTAGGAGTTTATGTTCTCACCCTCAAAATTAACGACGACATCGTCCAGACGGTAACACCACAATTGATGCCTATTTCTTGGAATCCTCTTTTGTTAGTAGCAAGTATAAAGAAAACAGACCCTTTAGCTACATCAATAAGTAAGGATCAAACAATATGGATAAATGTTCTCATGGCAGGGGAGCGAACAACAGTGGAAAGCTTACTAGAGAGTAGACCCAAATTGCCTGATGATGTAGAAGTGCATCAGGATAACAATACGGTACTTTCAAAATCGGTATTGGCTCTGGAATGTAGTGTGATAGAGATCACAGAGCAAGGGGACAGCCTACTTATAATATTGAGATCAAATAGGCACTTTATGCCCTCGCAAGGCCAACCGCTAACCCTCAGGCAAAGCGGGTTGGCTAGTCATTTTTACTAG
- a CDS encoding LON peptidase substrate-binding domain-containing protein, with protein sequence MNIIPLFPLHTVLFPGMLLPLHIFEERYKIMISRCLAHDGMFGVVKIRKGKEVGGPAEPEEIGTMARIVSAGKYPDGRMDLLTVGKERFRILRLIDDEPYLQAEIEFLRDEEEDEHEVSILAEEVRDLISDYRKKAGIKGSSDEISHDIQSLSFVAGALHIPLSEKQKILECTSARQRLDWVAKHLRAEISLLDKIGPTRPIIEPDGDI encoded by the coding sequence GTGAATATAATACCTTTGTTTCCATTACACACTGTGCTGTTTCCAGGTATGCTTTTACCCCTCCACATCTTTGAGGAGAGGTATAAGATAATGATCTCCCGCTGTCTTGCTCACGATGGGATGTTCGGGGTGGTTAAGATTCGCAAGGGTAAAGAGGTCGGAGGTCCGGCTGAGCCAGAAGAAATCGGTACTATGGCAAGAATAGTTTCAGCTGGGAAGTATCCGGATGGTCGTATGGATCTACTTACTGTAGGTAAAGAGAGATTTCGTATCCTTCGACTTATAGATGATGAGCCTTACTTGCAGGCTGAGATAGAGTTTTTACGAGATGAAGAAGAGGATGAGCATGAGGTGTCTATACTTGCCGAAGAGGTCAGGGATTTGATCTCTGATTACCGAAAAAAGGCAGGTATAAAAGGATCTTCGGACGAAATCAGCCATGATATTCAGTCGCTGTCTTTCGTGGCAGGAGCACTTCACATTCCTTTATCTGAGAAACAGAAAATCTTGGAGTGCACCTCTGCCAGGCAAAGATTGGACTGGGTAGCCAAGCATCTACGTGCAGAGATAAGTCTCTTGGATAAAATAGGACCTACCAGACCTATTATTGAGCCCGATGGTGATATATAG
- the miaA gene encoding tRNA (adenosine(37)-N6)-dimethylallyltransferase MiaA, with translation MSAQKLPVIVILGPTAVGKTALSIDLCLEYNGEVVNQDSRQVYRYMDIGTAKPTREQQAKVHHHCIDLVNPDETWTLAQQQELSYRTIDSLLDRHKVPFVVGGTGQYLKAIIEGWNIPRVAPNPEIRDSLRAIAKQKGTKFLHDKLRSVDPVAAERILPGDLRRIIRALEVFELTGRPISELQSSEPPKYDFLILGLTMDRPKLYERIENRTKDMLRRGLLEEIQGLLDMGYGWDLPSMQSIGYGDFQPYFEGRSSLEECLRHLSYHNHKLVRHQYVWFRKFRDVNWFDPTTDTDLVHMKSLINRHLS, from the coding sequence GTGTCCGCACAAAAGCTACCGGTGATAGTAATCCTTGGCCCTACTGCTGTGGGAAAGACTGCCCTGTCCATAGACCTCTGCCTCGAATATAACGGAGAGGTAGTCAATCAGGATAGTAGGCAGGTTTATCGATACATGGATATCGGAACTGCTAAACCTACTCGTGAGCAACAAGCCAAGGTTCATCATCACTGCATAGATCTCGTAAATCCAGATGAGACATGGACGCTAGCACAGCAGCAGGAACTGTCTTATAGAACAATTGACTCTTTACTCGATAGACATAAAGTCCCTTTTGTGGTGGGGGGTACAGGTCAATATCTGAAGGCAATCATTGAGGGTTGGAATATACCAAGAGTAGCTCCCAATCCTGAGATTAGAGATTCTTTGCGTGCTATTGCCAAGCAAAAAGGTACAAAATTTCTCCATGACAAGTTGAGAAGTGTCGATCCTGTGGCTGCCGAGAGGATCCTTCCAGGCGACTTGCGAAGAATAATTAGGGCCCTAGAGGTGTTTGAATTAACAGGGAGGCCGATATCTGAGCTTCAGTCTTCAGAACCTCCCAAGTATGATTTTCTGATACTTGGTCTAACAATGGACAGACCTAAGTTGTATGAACGCATTGAGAACAGAACCAAGGATATGTTGCGCAGGGGGCTTTTGGAAGAGATACAAGGCTTGCTAGATATGGGTTACGGATGGGATCTGCCCTCTATGCAGAGCATAGGCTATGGTGACTTTCAGCCATATTTTGAGGGCCGGTCGTCTCTTGAAGAATGTTTGAGGCACCTTTCCTATCATAATCACAAGTTAGTCAGACACCAATATGTGTGGTTTAGAAAGTTTAGAGATGTGAATTGGTTTGATCCAACTACAGATACGGATTTGGTGCACATGAAATCTCTAATAAATAGACACCTGTCCTAA